The Citrifermentans bemidjiense Bem genome window below encodes:
- the gmhA gene encoding D-sedoheptulose 7-phosphate isomerase, translating to MLVEIKAQLKAHCEVMTALQGELSPAIESAVSLVVDAYKAGNKLLVMGNGGSAADAQHFVAEMVGRFKLERRALPAIALHTDTSILTAIGNDYGFDRIFSRQVEAHAAAGDVVVGISTSGNSPNVQLALELAREKGCRTIALLGKDGGSIKSVAELPLIVPSNDTPRIQEGHITIIHIICDLVERELFVKGK from the coding sequence CCCATTGCGAAGTCATGACGGCGCTTCAGGGGGAGTTGTCCCCCGCAATAGAGAGCGCCGTTTCGCTTGTGGTAGACGCCTATAAGGCGGGGAACAAGCTCCTGGTTATGGGAAACGGCGGGTCTGCCGCCGACGCCCAGCATTTCGTGGCAGAGATGGTCGGCCGCTTCAAGCTGGAGCGGCGCGCGCTTCCCGCCATCGCGCTTCACACCGACACCTCCATCCTTACCGCCATCGGCAACGACTACGGCTTTGACCGGATCTTCTCCCGTCAGGTCGAGGCTCACGCCGCGGCGGGCGACGTCGTGGTGGGGATCTCCACCTCCGGCAACTCCCCCAACGTCCAGCTTGCCCTGGAACTCGCCCGCGAGAAAGGGTGCCGCACCATAGCGCTCCTCGGCAAAGACGGGGGGAGCATCAAGTCGGTGGCCGAACTCCCCCTCATCGTTCCCAGCAACGACACCCCCCGCATCCAGGAAGGGCACATAACCATCATCCACATCATCTGCGACCTGGTAGAGCGGGAGCTTTTCGTGAAGGGCAAATAG
- a CDS encoding TSUP family transporter, which translates to MTAIAPIYLPVLFATGAAAGLIDSIAGGGGLITVPVLLGLGLPPQAALGTNKLQGSFGSFSAMVHFVQAGTVNLSDAAAGAAWTAAGAILGSYTVQQLDPGFLKQGIPFLLMAILCYTIFTPRLGAEEVHPRLSRGLFYAVAGLALGFYDGFLGPGTGSFWVMALMLGLGFDMRKGTGYTKVFNFVSNIVSLAVFLAGGEVLLLPGVVMGVGQAVGARVGARLVIRKGTRFVRPVFICSVLAVTTKLFWDNYLR; encoded by the coding sequence GTGACCGCGATTGCACCCATCTATCTTCCCGTGCTCTTCGCAACAGGAGCAGCCGCGGGGCTCATCGATTCCATAGCCGGAGGAGGTGGGCTGATCACGGTCCCGGTGCTGCTGGGACTGGGGCTTCCGCCGCAGGCAGCGCTGGGGACCAACAAGCTGCAGGGTAGTTTTGGCTCCTTCAGCGCCATGGTCCACTTCGTCCAGGCTGGGACGGTAAACCTATCGGACGCCGCTGCCGGGGCGGCCTGGACTGCCGCCGGCGCCATCCTCGGCTCCTATACGGTGCAGCAGTTGGATCCCGGCTTCCTGAAGCAGGGGATACCCTTTCTGCTTATGGCCATCCTCTGTTACACCATCTTTACGCCCAGGTTAGGCGCCGAAGAGGTTCACCCCCGGCTTTCCAGGGGACTCTTCTATGCGGTAGCCGGGCTGGCGCTCGGTTTCTACGACGGCTTTCTCGGCCCGGGCACCGGCTCCTTCTGGGTGATGGCCCTGATGCTCGGGCTCGGCTTCGACATGCGCAAGGGGACCGGCTACACCAAGGTCTTCAACTTCGTCAGCAACATCGTGTCGCTGGCGGTCTTTCTGGCGGGAGGAGAGGTGCTGCTCCTGCCGGGGGTGGTGATGGGGGTGGGGCAGGCCGTTGGGGCGAGGGTAGGGGCGAGGCTCGTGATCAGGAAGGGGACCCGGTTCGTGCGGCCGGTCTTCATCTGCTCGGTGCTGGCGGTAACGACGAAGCTCTTCTGGGACAACTACCTGCGCTGA
- the gmhB gene encoding D-glycero-beta-D-manno-heptose 1,7-bisphosphate 7-phosphatase: protein MAKHRAVFLDRDGTINVEVQYLSKVEEFELIPGVPFALKRLKEAGFLLVVVTNQSGIGRGLYDEAALHDIHDHMHEELAQYGISIDACYFCPHHPEHGTGDYRRECACRKPLPGMLEQAAADLDIDLSRSYMIGDKLGDVQAGLNAGCTSLLVLTGYGSGDVSRLPAGVESYVDLGAAVDAILEKHEKV, encoded by the coding sequence ATGGCGAAGCACAGGGCGGTTTTTCTCGACCGCGACGGGACCATCAACGTCGAGGTGCAGTATCTGAGCAAGGTGGAGGAGTTTGAGCTCATCCCCGGTGTTCCCTTTGCGCTCAAGCGGCTCAAGGAGGCAGGGTTCCTCCTGGTGGTGGTGACCAACCAGTCCGGGATAGGGCGCGGGCTCTACGACGAGGCGGCGCTCCACGACATCCACGACCACATGCACGAGGAACTCGCGCAGTACGGGATCAGCATCGACGCCTGCTACTTCTGTCCGCACCACCCCGAGCACGGCACCGGCGACTACCGCAGGGAATGCGCCTGCCGCAAGCCCCTTCCCGGGATGCTGGAGCAGGCCGCGGCCGACCTCGACATCGACCTTTCCCGTTCGTACATGATAGGCGACAAGCTAGGGGACGTGCAGGCGGGGTTGAATGCGGGTTGCACCTCCTTGTTGGTCTTGACCGGGTACGGTAGCGGAGACGTGTCGCGCCTGCCGGCGGGGGTAGAGTCGTACGTAGACTTGGGGGCGGCGGTAGATGCCATCCTCGAAAAACATGAGAAGGTCTGA